One Salmo salar chromosome ssa01, Ssal_v3.1, whole genome shotgun sequence DNA window includes the following coding sequences:
- the LOC106599105 gene encoding arginase-2, mitochondrial yields MALRGPLCRLLRTQLNNTCQSRVHSVAVIGGPFSKGQKRRGVEHGPKAIRDAGLIERLSHLDYPVHDFGDLSFQHLEKDEPYMHIPFPRTVGRANKLLSEAVSNAVGAGNTTIMLGGDHSLAIGSVEGHAKKCPDLCLIWVDAHADINTPFTSPSGNLHGQPVAFMLKELQNKMPELPGFSWVKPFLSAKDLVYIGLRDVDPGEYDILKDLGVQYFTMRDIDRLGIQRVMEVTFDHLLSRKQRPIHLSFDIDAMDPSLAPATGTPVNGGLTYREGIWITEEIHNTGLLSVMDLVEVNPDLGASREAVESTASMAVDVIASALGQTREGGPITQDSQTLKEDTEQLRL; encoded by the exons atggctttgaGAGGGCCACTGTGTCGTCTTCTACGGACACAACTCAACAATACCTGTCAGAGCAGAGTTCATTCTGTGGCTGTTATAGGAGGCCCATTCTCAAAAGGACAG AAAAGGAGAGGGGTGGAACATGGACCCAAAGCCATCAGAGATGCCGGTCTGATCGAGAGACTTTCACATCTGG ATTACCCAGTGCATGACTTTGGAGACCTGAGCTTCCAGCATCTGGAAAAGGACGAGCCTTACATGCACATCCCTTTCCCTCGTACTGTGGGCAGAGCTAACAAACTGCTGTCAGAGGCCGTCAGCAACGCTGTGGGAGCCGGAAACACTACCATCATGCTTGGAGGAGACCACAG CCTGGCCATTGGTTCAGTGGAAGGCCACGCCAAGAAGTGTCCTGACCTGTGTCTGATCTGGGTCGATGCCCACGCCGACATAAACACGCCCTTCACCTCTCCCTCGGGCAACCTCCACGGACAGCCGGTGGCCTTCATGCTCAAAGAGCTGCAGAACAAG ATGCCAGAGCTCCCAGGCTTCTCCTGGGTGAAGCCCTTCCTGTCGGCTAAAGACCTGGTCTACATTGGCCTGAGAGACGTAGACCCGGGAGAGTA CGACATCCTGAAGGACTTGGGTGTCCAGTACTTCACAATGAGAGACATCGACAGGCTTGGTATCCAGAGAGTTATGGAAGTCACTTTCGACCACCTCTTGTCAAG GAAGCAGCGGCCGATTCATCTGAGTTTTGACATTGATGCGATGGACCCGTCTTTGGCCCCGGCCACAGGGACACCAGTAAACGGAGGTCTAACCTACAGAGAAGGAATCTGGATCACAGAGGAGATCCACAACACAG GGTTGTTGTCAGTGATGGACCTTGTTGAGGTCAACCCAGACCTGGGGGCGAGTCGTGAGGCGGTGGAGAGCACAGCTTCCATGGCGGTGGACGTCATCGCATCCGCCCTAGGACAGACCCGTGAGGGAGGTCCCATCACTCAGGATTCGCAAACGCTTAAAGAGGACACGGAACAGCTCCGTCTCTAG